In the Alphaproteobacteria bacterium genome, TTTACCTATAAGCTTTTTTGAGCGTGCCAATAATGCCTATTTTAATTCTGTTATGGTTATTGATGCTGATGGAGAAATGTTAGGTATCTACAGAAAATCTCATATTCCTGATGGGCCAGGATATCAAGAAAAATATTATTTTAATCCGGGGGATACAGGTTTTAAAGTATGGGATACAAGATTTGCACGAATTGGTGTTGGCATTTGTTGGGATCAATGGTTTCCAGAAAGTGCAAGGATTTTATCATTACAAGGTGCAGAAATACTATTTTATCCTACAGCCATTGGAAGTGAACCTCATGATCCCACTATAGATAGTCGTGATCATTGGCAAAGAGTTATGCAAGGTCACGCCGGTGCAAATTTAATACCCTTAGTTGCTTCTAATCGTATAGGATTTGAACAGGGCAGTAGCTGTTCTATGAATTTTTATGGATCATCATTCATTGCTGGTCCTCATGGAGAAAAAATTACCGAAGCAACCCGTGACGAAGAAAAGGTTCTTATTGCAACTTTCGATCTTAGTATGATTAAAAAACAAAGAGCTTCATGGGGTATCTTCCGTGACAGAAGACCTGAATTGTATGTACCAATTCTATCTTATGAAGGTAATGAATAATTTTAGTAAAGTTACAGTTATATAAATTTAAAAATATTATTTAAACTTAATAATACAATTAAACATCCCACAAAAAACATTAATAATTTTCTTGGAATTTTTTGTGTAATCTTTGCCGCAAATGGGGCTGCGATTGCCCCACCTATTAAAAGGGCTAATGAAATTTTCCAATAAGTATCAAAATTGTTCAATGTGAGAATAAAAACAATAGAGGCTGTCAAACTTATAAAAAATTCTGCAAAATTGACCGAACCAATAACATATCGAGGCGTTCTTCCCGTTGCAATTAAACTTGAGGCAAGAATAGGCCCCCATCCCCCACCCCCTATAGTATCTAGAAACCCACCGAAAAGAGCAAAAATTTCTAAATCCTTAAAAAAAATTTTAACTTTTTCAATTTTTGATAAGGCACGCAATAAAATAACGATACCTAATATAAAAAGATATCCTGAGACATATGGTTTTATGACATTTCCTGGTATTTCTGTTAATATATAAGCACCTATAATAGCACCTATAATACCTGGGATAGCGATTCTTTTTACAATTTTAAAATCAATATTTTTATACCAATAATGTGATGCACCAGAAATACCAGTTGTTACAATTTCTGCTGTATGAACACTTGCACTTGCAATAGATGGTGGCAATCCCAAACTTAATAAAACAGTTGCGGATAAAGTACCATATGCCATACCCAAAGCACCATCAATTAATTGTGCAAAAAAACCTAAAGTAATTAATTGCCAAAAATCTATATCCATAATCTTGATAATCTCTTTAATACTATAAATAATCAATTAGACATTATATTATAAATGAAAATTTAATCCACGATCACTTAGCCATGATTCATTAACTTCACCTGATGCAATAATTTCTACTGGACCAGATAAGGTTACACCATAAAAATTTTTATTTGCGTCTTCTTTAAAATCAATTTTTAAATGATCCCCGCCATAGGTTTTAATGATAATTGGGGGTTGAAGATTTGTGTATCGATATAAAGCTAAAGCTGCTGCTATAGAACCTGTTCCACATGCTAAAGTTTCTTTTTCAACACCACGTTCATAAGTACGGATAAAATTAATTTCAGGTCTTGTTTCTACAAAATTTACATTTGTACCATCTGGATTAAAAATCTCATCATTTCTAAGTTTTTTTCCCCAAGTGTGAACATCAATGTTTAAAATATTACTGACCATAATGACAAGATGCGGCACGCCCGTATTTATAAAATAAAATGGCGGTTGGCTAAAGGGTAAGGATAATGAAACTTCTTTTTCATCTTTGGGGTTAGTCATATCAATTTTAACATCATCTTTTGATGAAACAAGCGAGCTAATTGCCCCTACAGGTGTATTAATAATAAATCTTTGCCGAATATTATAAAAATATGTTATATAATAAGCAGCACAGCGTGCTGCATTTCCACACATAGCGCCATCACTTCCATCCGAATTAATATAAACCATAGAAAATGTACCAAGTTCTTTATTATGATTAATTAAGACCAACCCATCTGCCCCAATGCCCTTGTGGCGATCACATAAATGCAATGCTAAAACATGTCGCGATGGAAATAATAAATTTGATGGATCTTCAAGAAAAATAAAATCGTTTCCGCATCCATGCATTAATGTATAATGTATCATTATATTAACAACTATTAAATTGACAAATTATATAAATATTTATTTAACCATACTTTCCAAATAATCCATATAAAGAAAGCTAGTAGTGTAGTAATGAAACTTTTAATAAAAATTCTTGGTTTTTCTGGAACCCCACTTTTATTTATATTTTCTTCTTTCGATAAAGTTTTTATACCAAAGGGTAACGTCATAAAAAAAATTATCCACCATATGACGATATAAGCTAATATATCACGAAACCAAATCATTATACCTGTTCTAATTCTATTAAGGTACCCATAAAATTTTTAGGACTTAGAAAAAGTACAGGTTTACCATGGGCTCCAATTTCCGGAATGCCAGTTCCCAAAATTTTTATACCTTTTAATGTTAATTGTTTAGCAGATTCTAAAATATCTTCGACCTCATAGCAAATATGATGGATGCCACCCAAAGGATTTTTTTCAAGAAATTTTTTAATGGGTGATGTATCACCCAAAGGATGTAAAAGTTCAATCTTTGTATTAGGTAGGTCAACAAAAACAACTGTCACACCATGAGCAGGTAATGATACAGGTTTTGATACGTTACTCCCTAATATAGTAGCATAAATTTGCGATGCTTCATGTAAATCTGGTACCGCAATTGCTACATGATTAAGACGGCCAATCATTTTATGACATCCTTAATAAATGAACATAAATCATGGGTTTTTTACCGTAATAATCTTTTAACATACTTCTTATCAATGAAATCGTAAAATCCTTGACCACTATATCTTTTTGCCTATCGTCGAAAGAAAGTTGTTTTAACGATGCCCATAAATTACCAGTTATACGTTCTATCAAGGGTACATTTTCTTCTTCAATCAAAATACCAGGTAAATTAATTAAAGGTTTAGCCATTAAATCATTCTTTTGATTAAAAATCATTGTAATAAAAACTGCACCCGTATTAAGTAATTTATGTCTTTCTTTAAAAATTTTCGACTCTTTAGGGATAAGTTTGGTACCATCTAGCCCAAGTTTATTATGAATTACGGTTTCATCTTCTTCTATAGATTCATTGGTAATTCTAATTATGGTTCCATTTCGTCCCGCGATAGCATGAGGTATTTGGCATTTCAATGCAAATTTAGCATGCGCCATAACATGATGTCTTTCCCCATGCACCGCAATAAGGGCTTTGGGTTTAACATAACGATACATTGTTGCCAATTCTTCTTGAGCAGGATGCCCAGAGACATGAACAAATTCATCTTTTTCTGTAATAATATTAATCCCTAAATCAACAAGTTTGTTATGTAATTTATTGATAACTATTTCATTACCTGGGATTATACGGGATGAAAAAATAACTGTATCATCCTTTTCTAAAAAAATTCTGGGATGGGTTTTATTAGCAATTTTTGCCAAAGCTGATCTTTCTTCACCTTGACTACCTGTACAAATCAATAAGACTCTATCCCTTGGAAGTTTCATAAATTCTTCTTCTGGAAGAAATTCCTGCATATCTGACAAATAATTACATTCTCGCGCCGCCGCATTGATGCGCCATAAAGATTTACCTGCAAGAACAACATGGCGACCGATTTTTTGGGCAATGGACGCAATAGTTTTAATTCTTGCAACATTACTTGCAAAACAAGCAAAAGCAATCCGATATTTAAAATTTTTTGTAATATTTATTAAACTTTGGGCAAGTTCTTGCTCAGAACCAGAATGACCAAGTGTATAAATATTGGTAGAATCCCCAACAACAGCAAGAACATTTTCTTGCGATAAACTCTGCAATGCCTTTTCATCTGATACAGGCCCAACCACGGGACCCGGATCAAATTTCCAATCACCTGTATGTAATATAGCTCCCAATTTTGTACGTAAGATCACAGCATATGAATCTGGTATAGAATGTGTAATATGAATAATTTCAATTTCAAAAGGCCCAATTGAAATTTTTTGACCTGGATTAATTAGTGTAATTTTGGCTTTTTTTTCTAAACCAGCTTCTTTAAGTTTGTTACGAAGAAGGCTAGCTGTAAATGGTGTTGCATAAATTGGACATTCTAATTGCGGCCATAAATAAGGTACAGCACCAATATGATCTTCGTGGGCGTGCGTAAGTACCAATCCTAATAATTGATTACGTTGTTCATGAATAAATTTAGGATCAGGCATGGTTACTTCAACGCCTGGCATCGCTGGATCCATAAATGAAATACCTAAATCAACCATAAGCCATTTTTGATCGTGTCCATATAAATTAAGATTCATTCCAATTTCATTGGATCCACCTAATGGCAAAAATAAAACTTCATCATTTTTTGGAAGAATTGTCATTTATTTATACGCTTCATAAATATAAACTAATCCATTTAATGTTAAATCAGGATCAATCGCTGTAAATATGTGGGTTTTAGAAAATAGGGTAGATAGTCCACCCGTGGCAATAATAGATAAATTTTTAAATTTTTGTTCTTCAATTATTTTTTGTGTCACACCTTCAATCAGGCTAAGATATCCCCAATAAATACCCGATTGCATAGCATGAATTGTTGTATGACCAATAACCTTTTCGGGTTTTATAATTTCAACTTTGGGAAGTTTTGCAGCATTTTTATAAAGAGCTTCTAAGGATAAATTAACACCAGGTATAATTAACCCGCCTATATATTCAGCATGATCATTCAAAATATCGAAAGTTGTAGCCGTACCAAAATCTACCACAATTAAGGGCAAAGAATATTTTTGTCGAGCAGCTACAACATTTACCAACCGATCCGCTCCAATTTCATCGGGATTAGGTAAAGTGATTTTTATATCACGTGTTATATGATGTCTATCAATAATAAAAGGATTACACGCAAAATATTTTTTTGCCAAAATTTTAAGATTAAGTAAAGATTGAGGTACGACAGATGCAATGGCAACTGCATTGATATTTTTTACAGAATAATTTTCTAAAGCCATTAATTGGGCAAGCCAAACAATATAATCATCAGCAGTTTTTTTAGAATCCGTAGCGGTACGCCAACTTGCTTTAATATTTTCTTTATCTACCAAAGCAAAAACTGTATTTGTATTTCCACAATCAATGACTAAAAGCATTTAACCCATTCTACCCTGGCATGTGATATTAATCTAACCAAAAGATACGTCACCTGTTGTAATTTTATGTTTTATTCCGTTAGGATCAATTAAAATTAAAGCCCCTGTTTCATCTATAGTCTCAAAATATCCTGATACTATCTTATCTTCTAATTTGATACTAATATTTTTTTTTAAACCTTCTGCTTTTTGAAGCCATTCATCTTTTATAAAAGAAAAACCATTTTTTTTCCATTTTATATAGTTAACATAAAAACTATTAAGAAAACTATATAAAAATATTGTTAAATCCGAAGTCATCAAAATTAAATTTTCTTTAAATAAACTGGTAACAGGATATGGATTATCTGGTGGATAATGATTAATATTAATACCAATACCTATAATTAACCAATCAAGCAATAAGGTCGATTGAAGCGACGTTAAACTTTCTAATAAAATTCCCCCAATTTTGTGTTTTTTAATTAATAAATCATTGGGCCATTTTAAATTAATCTTTATTTGATGATTAGAATATTGTTCAATAATATCGGCCATTGTGTTGCTCGCGATAAATCCAATTTGCCCTGTATTTTGAATAGAAGTTTCTGGTTTTAATAATAAAGAGAAATATAAATTACCAGGCGGGGAAAACCATTGCTTCCCTCTTCTTCCCTTACCTGCTTTTTGGCATAAAGCCCAAACAACTGTTCCTTCACATGTACCAGATGAATGGTAAATTAACCTTTTTAATTCGTCATTGGTACTGTCAATTTCATCAAATTTAATTAATGTATAAAACGAATTTAAAGTGAGTCTTTTATTCATTATTTTAAAAAGTCTAAGACAATTAAATTTGCCTGTGTTATCAAAAAAGAAGGTATAATAAATATACCAATGACAGCGCATGTCGATAAAGTTATCACAATGCTCGTTTCCCATGAACGTACAGGATCAAGTTTTGTCGTTGATTGATCAAAATACATGACTTTTATAACACGTAAATAATAAAAAGCCGCAACCACGCTGCTTAAAACCCCTATGATAGAAAGAATATAATATCCTGATTCAATTGCTGCTTTAAAAACATAAAATTTTGCCAAAAACCCTGCTAAGGGCGGGATACCTGCCATTGAAAACATAAATACCGCAAAAGCAAATGCCATCAAAGGTTGGTATTTGGATAATCCTGCTAAATCATTAATTCCTTCAACTGCTTTACCATCTGTACGCATCATGGTTATACAAGCAAAAGCCCCAAGATTTGTAACCCAATAAATAACAAGATAAATTAAAATTGATTGCAATCCATTTGTATTGGCCGTTATAAG is a window encoding:
- the aguB gene encoding N-carbamoylputrescine amidase gives rise to the protein MSKVTVAATQFACGHEIEKNLLKADAMIKQAAKNGAQIILLPELFSTPYFCKDQQQDHFSLAHPADNHPMLRYMSKLAAELNVVLPISFFERANNAYFNSVMVIDADGEMLGIYRKSHIPDGPGYQEKYYFNPGDTGFKVWDTRFARIGVGICWDQWFPESARILSLQGAEILFYPTAIGSEPHDPTIDSRDHWQRVMQGHAGANLIPLVASNRIGFEQGSSCSMNFYGSSFIAGPHGEKITEATRDEEKVLIATFDLSMIKKQRASWGIFRDRRPELYVPILSYEGNE
- a CDS encoding sulfite exporter TauE/SafE family protein — encoded protein: MDIDFWQLITLGFFAQLIDGALGMAYGTLSATVLLSLGLPPSIASASVHTAEIVTTGISGASHYWYKNIDFKIVKRIAIPGIIGAIIGAYILTEIPGNVIKPYVSGYLFILGIVILLRALSKIEKVKIFFKDLEIFALFGGFLDTIGGGGWGPILASSLIATGRTPRYVIGSVNFAEFFISLTASIVFILTLNNFDTYWKISLALLIGGAIAAPFAAKITQKIPRKLLMFFVGCLIVLLSLNNIFKFI
- the dapF gene encoding diaminopimelate epimerase, producing the protein MIHYTLMHGCGNDFIFLEDPSNLLFPSRHVLALHLCDRHKGIGADGLVLINHNKELGTFSMVYINSDGSDGAMCGNAARCAAYYITYFYNIRQRFIINTPVGAISSLVSSKDDVKIDMTNPKDEKEVSLSLPFSQPPFYFINTGVPHLVIMVSNILNIDVHTWGKKLRNDEIFNPDGTNVNFVETRPEINFIRTYERGVEKETLACGTGSIAAALALYRYTNLQPPIIIKTYGGDHLKIDFKEDANKNFYGVTLSGPVEIIASGEVNESWLSDRGLNFHL
- a CDS encoding DUF1467 family protein is translated as MIWFRDILAYIVIWWIIFFMTLPFGIKTLSKEENINKSGVPEKPRIFIKSFITTLLAFFIWIIWKVWLNKYLYNLSI
- the mce gene encoding methylmalonyl-CoA epimerase, translating into MIGRLNHVAIAVPDLHEASQIYATILGSNVSKPVSLPAHGVTVVFVDLPNTKIELLHPLGDTSPIKKFLEKNPLGGIHHICYEVEDILESAKQLTLKGIKILGTGIPEIGAHGKPVLFLSPKNFMGTLIELEQV
- a CDS encoding ribonuclease J, producing MTILPKNDEVLFLPLGGSNEIGMNLNLYGHDQKWLMVDLGISFMDPAMPGVEVTMPDPKFIHEQRNQLLGLVLTHAHEDHIGAVPYLWPQLECPIYATPFTASLLRNKLKEAGLEKKAKITLINPGQKISIGPFEIEIIHITHSIPDSYAVILRTKLGAILHTGDWKFDPGPVVGPVSDEKALQSLSQENVLAVVGDSTNIYTLGHSGSEQELAQSLINITKNFKYRIAFACFASNVARIKTIASIAQKIGRHVVLAGKSLWRINAAARECNYLSDMQEFLPEEEFMKLPRDRVLLICTGSQGEERSALAKIANKTHPRIFLEKDDTVIFSSRIIPGNEIVINKLHNKLVDLGINIITEKDEFVHVSGHPAQEELATMYRYVKPKALIAVHGERHHVMAHAKFALKCQIPHAIAGRNGTIIRITNESIEEDETVIHNKLGLDGTKLIPKESKIFKERHKLLNTGAVFITMIFNQKNDLMAKPLINLPGILIEEENVPLIERITGNLWASLKQLSFDDRQKDIVVKDFTISLIRSMLKDYYGKKPMIYVHLLRMS
- a CDS encoding type III pantothenate kinase, which produces MLLVIDCGNTNTVFALVDKENIKASWRTATDSKKTADDYIVWLAQLMALENYSVKNINAVAIASVVPQSLLNLKILAKKYFACNPFIIDRHHITRDIKITLPNPDEIGADRLVNVVAARQKYSLPLIVVDFGTATTFDILNDHAEYIGGLIIPGVNLSLEALYKNAAKLPKVEIIKPEKVIGHTTIHAMQSGIYWGYLSLIEGVTQKIIEEQKFKNLSIIATGGLSTLFSKTHIFTAIDPDLTLNGLVYIYEAYK
- a CDS encoding biotin--[acetyl-CoA-carboxylase] ligase, translating into MNKRLTLNSFYTLIKFDEIDSTNDELKRLIYHSSGTCEGTVVWALCQKAGKGRRGKQWFSPPGNLYFSLLLKPETSIQNTGQIGFIASNTMADIIEQYSNHQIKINLKWPNDLLIKKHKIGGILLESLTSLQSTLLLDWLIIGIGININHYPPDNPYPVTSLFKENLILMTSDLTIFLYSFLNSFYVNYIKWKKNGFSFIKDEWLQKAEGLKKNISIKLEDKIVSGYFETIDETGALILIDPNGIKHKITTGDVSFG